The genomic window CACGTCTCCACTTGCAGCGGCACCTGCTCTCCCTGCTAGGACAGAGCAGCTCAAAAGCTGGGGAAGCTCTTTTGCAGGTTGAGTGCACAGCAACCACAGAGCATCATGACAAGAGAGGACCAGGGGCTTGGGGAAGTTTGCACAGAGGGACTAAAGACGCAGTTCCAGACTTGCGGAGCGCTGCAGCAGCCCCCTGCCTCCCTGCACAGGGACCTGGAAAGAGCCCACTGCAACCACATCTTGGGTACCAAAATACCTTCAAGCTTTGGTCATGGTGATTCACCCATCAAATTGTTGTGCTGGGATCATGCAGGGCTCCAAGAGTTGGGCACCTTGCCGAGGCACCTGCTCTGTCTGTGGGAGTGGGGAGCAGTGGGACGGCAGAGAACGGAACCTGTTGGGCTGGGTGGCAAAATCTGTGCTCCCACttggtgctgtgttttgggaCAATGTTTGCTGAGTAGCAGAGCTTGAGCATCCTCCTTTGTGCAGCCGCAGCCCTGGCAGCCCTGGGCACTGTGGGGGAGGCAGAGCACGGCAGACGAGGGGCTCACATGCATCCAGCTGCTTCTGGCTGCAGTGGGGATGCTCTGGCTGTTCCAAATATCCACACCTCCCAGAAAATGTGCGTATGGCACAGATTGCCCCCAGATTCTTGCTGTGGCCTGAGCTAAACTCGGCTTGCTTTCAGCCACCAGGCTTTCCAAAGCTCCTGCAGCCAGTGGTAGGGATGGCAGTGGGGAGGACAGAGATTTTGTGTCTGGGGGGGCTCAGGAACTGCCAAGGACAGATCCCTGCTGCCAGCCCTTCTGCAGCACCATCTCAGGGAATATCACTGGGCTGGTGAGTCCTCAAATTAATGGACAAAGCAGCACGGGGGAGCTGTCAGAAGCAGAGCTTGATCCCTCTGAGCTCGGTTTTCCAAAGGTGGTGGGAGCAGAGCCAGGAGTGGGCCAGCAGAGGCTGGCAGGGGGGTTAATGCCCAGGAGCCACAGGCAAGGCAGCACTTAAATAACCCACCCTGGCTCTAAGAGTAAGAGAATGCAGGATAGAATAGAAATCTGTCTAGCAGACGTGAAAATGAACACAAATTGAAAGCCATGGATCACAAAAGGCTTCTCATCATCGAGGTGAGGGACCAGCCTGTGTGGGAGTGCCCGAGGAAAACACACACCTGTGGGCATCGCAGGGGAAACAGGAAGGATCAGTAAATGCTTTTTGTTTGAGATTTTGGGCAATAGTCCAGAGGGCACAGCTGGGTCCCACCACTGCTGGCTGACACTTCAAACTTGAGGGGAATGAAAGATGACAGCAAAGCTGAGGGCTCTGAACTCTTTGAACATGCAGACTTGGGTGTTTTGCTGCTGCCAGTGACAAAGAGTGAGCCCAGGAGCGCTGGACGCTGCGGGAGGGGGAGGGTACTGGGAAGCACGGGCAAGAGAGAAGCGTGCAGGTATTTCCAACCAACAAGATCACAGCAGGCAAGCAGGGAGGGCAGCTGATCGGAGGCTCAGTGGGAGTCAGGGGAAGGTCCACCCAGCGCCACCCGCCGTGGAGAGCAGCCGGAGGGTGCAGGAGATGCAGTGCCACAGGCTGAGTCACCACAGGGACCTGTGCCCAGTGTGTCCCCAGCAGCCCCCCGCCACAACACTCCATCACTCAGCACTGATGTTCTGAGACCCCCAAGACGGATTTGGTACCGTGCAGGATGGAGGTAGAAGAGGATGGATGGTATAGAAGGAGCAGAGCACAGGTTAAATGGAGTGAAAACCAGCTAACATCCATGGCAGTGGACACAGTGAGCAGGAGAACACCACTTTCAGAGGCTGAGATGGTTTGGAAAGTGTCAGCTTGGACTACATGTCATTTGGGAAAAAGAACCAAACTCTTGAAGCATTTCAAACCATTTAGGTCTTGTGTCCTGGCACCTCGGGCGTTTGTGGGTATGGAGTGGTGTTTAAAGGCAGAGATTTGGTGTTTAAGGGAGAGAAATGAGCACAGCACAGCCGCGGGGCTGGACACCCATAGCCGTGGGGCTGGGCACGATGCAGCCATCGGGCTGGACACGATGCAGCCATCGGGCTGGGTACCACACAGCCATGGGGCTGAGGATGATGCACTATGGAGGTGAGGATGATGCACTACGGGGCTGGACACTCACAGCCATGGGTCTGGGGACGATGCAGCCATGGGGGCACTGGACTGGTGCCCCCTCCCTGGTGGCAGCGGTGCTGGAGCTGGGTGCCCACATGGATCCGGGTGCTGGGGGCTGAGGGCAGGGGAGGGCTGCGTGCCAGCGGCAGCGGGGCCGTGCGAGGGCTATATATGCGCTGTCGGAGTGGCCGCACGTGGGGCAGCGGGTGCTGCTGCACGCTGCAAAGTGGCACGGTCAGGTCTTCTGTTGTGCCATGGGCACAAAGGAAAGTGCTGGGTTCAGCAGCTGGGCATGGGGCTGGGAAGAGGCTTCCAGCTCGCCCAGCGCTTTGCAGGATGTGATGACTGGGCGGCTGCGCAGACACTGATGAGCCGGCAATTCCTTTGTGCACCCGCCCGGGAATCTGCCCTTGCCAGGCTATAAAGTGGGGGCCTCGCTGCGCCCCGAAACACAAGCCCGCTCACTCcaacaagaagcagcagctgcccaggTAAGAGGACACAGTCTCCGGGCACCGGGCTGCAGCTGGACCcgaggcagggagagggaaacGCAGGGTCTCAGCCGTGACCATCACTGTGGTCATCATGTCTGGGAGCACCCCGGTGCTCAGCATCCCACCGCTTTGCACTCAcctggcagctgctggtgacactcaCCTGTGGGGCCACCGGCACGGTGCCCACTGGAGGGCTTCACGCAAACTGGGCTGTCCCCTTCCCACACCCTCATATGCTGCCCCAGTACCCAGCTGGGCTCCCAGGAGCACCTCGTGCGGGACGGCTCCTGCACCCAGTGTAGTGGTCAGGCCCCAGCTGGGCCAGGGAGAGCGGGGAGCAGGTAGGCACCAGCGTTCAGGGCTGCCCTGGGCACCTCTGCAGTGGTGGGACCATGCTCAGGTCTCTCCTGGCCACAGAAGGAGAGTATGGACCTCCCACGATCCTCCTGGTGAAGGCAGGATCCTCCACCTCTCCACCTGTGAtcgctggagaacctcccaacagctcctctcccagccccagccaccCCATTGCCGAGCCCTCCGTCCCAGTACAACCATCCCCGGGGCAGAGCGAGGGTCCAGCCAAGTGGTGGGTGCCCATGACCATGCAACCACCCTAACCTGCTTCTGGCATCTGGTGCCCCATCCCAGACTTGAGCCCAACACCGCGATGTCTGAGACCACAAAACCCGCTGCTCCTGGCCAAgctgtggaggagaaggagaaggcagtgccagctccagctccatccctcgACCCTGCTCCCGTCGCAAACAGCAAGGGTGAGGAACCCTCCACAGAAGCCTTCAGGGTaagccctgctgctccccacatGCAGCGACGCGGTCTGGGGGTGAGGGATGGTGGCAGCATCTCTGGGGCAGGTAGCAGGAGATCCCAGACGTCCCACAGGGAAGGACCCTTCTCTGAGAGCAGAAGGAGAGCACAGATGatgccctccctccctgctgtgtCCCTCCTGGGCAGCGGCTTTCTAGGTGCAGGATCTGGGCAGCCACTTGtggggctgctgcaggagggatgTTCCATGTGCCTCTTGGCTGGGATGGGGACcacaggctttggaaatgttCTCTCCTGGGTCATGGCATCAGGGCTGGGTGCTGCCATCTGCTCCCTTTCACTGTcctgtggggttggggggtgggtggaggaggctgtgggtggcagggctggcacagaAACGCTGTTGTGGCACCGGGGCAGCGTGCCACCGATGTAccgcagcagggctggggacaagGGGCTCCAGAGACACTTCTGCGTGTGCCAGGCAGAGAAAGCCACAGCATGGatgcagctcctggaaaagcAGCTCCTGGCCTGGCTGGGGCCTGATTTGGGAGACGTGGCTTTGCAGCAGCAAAACTTGGAACAGGATGAGGCCAtctcagagcagcagtggctctTGGGGAGACCGTTCTGTGCTCAGCCCGTGTCCAGACGAGGCAGCTCCTGCACAGAgctcagctgggctgggctggtcACCAAACCTGAAAAGCTGCAGGAAGGCTTGGAGATCCAAGCAGGACATGCAGGGTGGTGGGTTCATGCACGCAGGGTCCACACAGGGACACGGAGCATCCTGCTCCCTCTGAGCATGCCTGTCCCTGTCCGAGCCTTTTCCTCTGCCCCCAGATCGTCGTCTTTGATCAGGAGAACTTCCAGGGCAGGCAGATGGAGTTCACCACCGAGTGCCCAAACCTGGGGGACCGCGGCTTCGATCGGGTGCGCAGTGTCATCGTCATCTCTGGACCGTAAGTGACCCCAACCACAGAGGGGACCGTGTCCCTGGGGGTGCCCTGGGGAGGTGGGGACATAGTCCCATGGAGCAGCCTGTGGACACAGACTGATGTGTAGGGACATCTCCCTGCGACCCGGGCAGAAAGCGGAGCGGGGCCAGTGCGGGAGCAGAGCGTCCTTCGAGGAGGACAGGATGGCCTGGGCCGTCGGGAGGGACACCAGGGTCATTTGTAAACCAAAGGGCACTAGAGGCAAACTGCAGGCTGAGGAAAGGCATCTTTGCATCTGCTGCCTGAACTGTCCATGAGATGCAGGAGACCTGTAGATAAATTTTAGAGAAGCACAGGTGAAACGAGGCAGGTGCTGTGGGCCAAATGGGGGGGCAGGACCACCACAGGGACACCTGGAGCAGGTGgaggaaggcaggcaggcagccccaggctgtgccCAGGCAGCTCAGCAGTGATCAAGGGGCTGGGAAGGTCCAAAAGCCATGGGAACAGCCAACACAGGCAAGGACAAATACGATTGTCAATCTAGATGACTCCGGGTTGAAAGAGCATCTCGCCGTGGCCGTGCTGGCTGGGGAAGGCAGCCTGGTGGCAGTGGGACAGCAGAGGGAGGGTGGCAGTGCTACAGGGAGGATTCATGAGACACGATTTGCCTTGAGGGACTGGGCAAGGTGACTTGTGGTCACCTTGAATGACAACATGTAGCAGCAATGGTAACTTTTTTGTTAGGAATGCAGAATATCCAGCTCTTCTTGGAAgaaaagagggatggagcagccccaAAGGAGCTCAGGTGTGATGCCTGGGAAGCTGCACCAGACATAGAATGGGGAAAAATTGGAGAACAGGGTATTTAAGTGTTATTAGAGTCCTAAATCCTCAGTGTAACCAGTGAGACTGTGCCCAAAAGCTTActaaaggaaagacaaaaccaaaaccagccaAGCTCAGCCTTAGAAGTCAGCACAGGGACCTGGGATAACAAGGACCAGTGTCTGGGGTGCAGCATGCAGGGTCCCTGGCTGCTtagagtgaggtgggtgctggtctcttctcccaagtagcaaggGATAAGATgagagcaaatggcctcaagttgcgcccgGGGAATTACATTGGATAATAGgacaaatttcttcactgaaagggttctcaggcactggaacagctgcccagggcagtggtggagtccccatccctggaggggtttaaacgAGAGGCACATGAGCCTGTCACacgcagacagacagacagaggcacacgcagacacacagacaaagctcttctccaaccaaacgattctgtgattctatggcaGCTGCCAGCCCCATGCACCCTGCAGCACCCGCTCTTTGAGAGAGGTGGGAGCGGGATGGTGGGTCCAGCCCTGAAACTGGCAGCCTTTTTGGTGCTGAGAGCCTGATGCCAGCGCCGCACAggctggcagagcaggagaggagctgctgggtggCACCTGACACGCTGTCTtgtcctccccctctccccagctggGTGGCCTACGAGCAGGCCAACATGCGTGGGGAgatgttcatcctggagaagggcGAGTACCCTCGCTGGGACACCTGGTCTAGCAGCTACCGGAGCGACTGCTTCATGTCCATGCGTCCCATCAAAATGGTGAGTGGTCCAGGAGCCCAAAGCACCATCATTCTCTGGCCGGGGCTGCATCGATGCTGCGCGATGCCTCATTTCATCAAGCTCAGAGGCCTCAGCTGCACCTTCCCTCTGCTTTCCCCAGGAGGCTGAGGACCACAAAATCTCCCTGTACGAGTCTGCTGACTTCAAGGGCAACAAGATGGAAATCCAGGAGGATGATGTGCCCAGCCTCTGGGCTTACGGCTTCTGCGACCGTGTGGGCAGCGTGCAGGTGCCCAGTGGAACGTAAGCTGGGATGGGGTGGCAGCTGCTTTGTGCCAGGCTCCCCAACCTCCCCTGCGCCCCAAATCACTGCCCGCTGGTCCTGAGCACCCGCAGGGAGCTCTTGGGCAGCCAGAAAGCACCGCATGGCTGTTTTTTGCGGTGTAGCCCATCACCCGGGGAGTCCTACCCAGCACACGGGAGGCAGGGCACTGTGCGTTGGCCTCGGCATCGCTGCCTGTAGCGGCTGAACCTGCTCAGGCTCCCTCTGTTTGCTTCTCCTGCAGTTGGGTCGGGTACCAATACCCTGGCTACAGAGGCTACCAGTATCTCTTTGAGACCGGAGACTTCCGACACTGGAATGAGTGGTCTGCCTTCCAGCCCCAGATCCAGTCCATCCGCCGCATCCGGGACATGCAGTGGGACCAGAAGGGCACCTTCGTCACCCCCGACGCGCCCTCCGACTGAGCGCGCCGCCCGCTAGCTCGGCCCCGTGGGGcacccccgcctccccccgcgcTCGCCTGCTCAGCACTTTCCTTGTACATTGCACATTCCCTGGATGTATCCCACCTCGTGAGGCAAATTAAAAACCCCAGAAGACAAGAGCCGCTCGGGAGGTGCTGGTTCCTGAGCTCTGCTCTGCCATCCTGCTTGAGCCCCGTGTAGGATGCagtggagaggggaggggggtttagcctggagaaaaggaggctgaggggagacctcatcgctctctacgactacctgagaggaggttggaGTGAGGCGGGTGTTGGCCACCAAGGCGTAGGACAAGAGGAGACGGCCTCGAGTtgctccagggcaggttcaggttggacagcaggaaaaatttcttcatggaaaaggttctcaggcgctggcagaggctgccagggaggtagtggagcccccagccctggaggggtggatgaggtgctcagggatctggtttagtggtggacgggatggttggacttgatgatctcaaagctcttttccaaccaaacgattctgtgattcaatgattttCCCACCAGAATCGCTCTCAGGCATGGACCCCCCAGCTCACACAGGGGCTGCAGTAGGGGCACTGGGGAACGCGGAGCAGCAAGGGGGAAGGGGgcggcagacagacagacggacacgagcacatgcagacacacagacGTGGGCATGTGCGGACAGACAGATACGCAGAGAGACAAGACACGGGCAtggacagaatcacagaatcatagaatcaccaggttggaaaagacccactggatcatcgagtccaaccattcctatcaaacactaacccatgtccctcagcacctcgtccacccgtcccttaaacccctccagggaaggtgactcaaccccctccctgggcagcctcggacactgcccagtgaccctttccatgaaatactttttcctaatgtccagcctgaccctcccctggtggagcttgaggccgttccctctcgtcctgtcccctgtcccttgggagaagagcccagctccctcctctccacaacctcccctacagacagacagacagacatacaGACACGAGCAcatgcagacagacagatacGGGCATGTGCGGACAGACAGGtgcacagagagacagacacgGGCgtggacagacagacggacagacacGGGAGCGGGCAGATAAGTTCGGCACACGATGACAGACAGACGGACGTGGGCACGcgcagacacacagacagacagacagacagacacggcCAAGCGCAGGCGGATGTGGGCACGCGcagacggacggacggacacGGGCACGcgcagacacacagacacacgcgGCTACGCGCAGACGGACGGACACGCGcagacggacagacggacgcggtcccgccccccccgcgccccgcaTGCGCGCTGGGGCGGTGTCGGGGATCCCGGCCCCCCCCGTGACGTCTCCGCGTCCCGCGCCGCTCGGGGGAGAAACAGGGGGGAGCGGCGGAACGGTGAGAGCGGGGGATGCTCGGTGCTCGGTGTGTGGAGGGTGCTTGGGGATGCAGAGTGCGCAGGGTGCGGGGGACGCTCGGGGGATGCGGGTGCTGGGTGCCCGGTGCTTTGGGGGATGCGGGGTGCTCGGTGTGTGGAGGGTGCTCGGGGATGCAGGGTGCTCAAGGTGCGGGGGACGCTCGGGGGATGCGGGGTGCTCGGTGCGTGGAGGGTGCTCGGGGATGCAGTGTGCGCAGGGTGCGGGGGACGCTCGGGGGATGCGGGGTGTTCGGTGCGTGGAAGGTGCTCGGGGATGCAGGGTGCGCAGGGTGCGGGGGGACGCTCGGGGGATGCGGGTGCTGGGTGCCCGGTGCTTTGGGGGATGCGGGGTGCTCGGTGCGTGGAGGATGCTTGGGGATGCGGGGTGCTCGGTGCGTGGAGGATGCTTGGGGATGCAGGGTGCTCAGGATGCAGGGGGACGCTCGGGGGATGCGGGTGCTGGGTGCGTGGAGGATGCTCGGGGCTCGGGAATCGGTGCTGGGTGCGTGCAGGGTTTGTGGGGGATGCTCGGGGGATACTCGGTTCGCGGGGGATGCTCGGTGCTTGGCTCGCGGTGCGTGGAGGATGCTCGGGGCTCCGGGGATGCTTCGGGCTGGGTGCTTGCGGGGCGCCTGGGGGATGCTCGGGGCTCGGTGCGCCGGGGATGCGGGGTGCGCGGCGCATGGAAGGTGCTCGGGAATCGGCGCTGGGTGCCTGCAGGGCTTGTGGGGTGCCTGGTGCGTTTGGGATGTTCGGGGCTCGGTGCGCAGGGGATGCGGGGCTGAGTGCGTGGAGGATGCTCGGGGGATGCTCGAGGCTGAGCGTGTGCAGGGCTTGCGGGGGATGCGGGATGCTAAGTGTGTGGAAGATGCTCAGGGCTCGGGAATCGGTGCTGGGTGCGTGCAGGGTTTGCGGGTTCCACCGGGGAGATGCGGGGTGCTCGGTTCTCTGTGTGTGAGGGATGCTCAGGGGATGCCTGGTGCGCAGGGGATGAGGGGTGCTCAGTGCATGAGGGATGCTCGGGGCTTGGGGGATTCTCAGTGCTGGGTACCCAGTGTAGGTGCCCTGCGGGGTGCCCGGTGCTTGAGGGGTACTCAGTGTGGGGTTCCTGGTGCGTAGGGGATGCTgggtgctcagtgctgggtgcacAGGGAACGTGGTGTGCCCAGTGCACTGGGCAATGCAGGCTGCGCACACAGAGCACAGAGCTCAGGGCTTGGTGTGCAGCGCACAACGCGGGGTGCTCGCTGCAGAGTGCCCCATGgacccttttttcccctctttcctgcttttccagcacGCTCCCCTCACCCCCGGCACCCCTTTGGGAGCCCAGCACCAGGCTGTGCCCTCCTTCACCCATGCATCATTGTACAGAGCAGTCGTGTGGTGGACACGCTGCCTGTCAGGAGGCACCCACAGACCAGGgctgtccgtccatccatccatccatccatccatccaggCCCCCGGGGCTTGGGGCAAGCGTGGCAGCCTGTGCCACCGTGGCCCGGGCAAGCagtgcagggctgtgcctgtgGGTCTTGCTCAGTGTTAACCTCAACTTCTTAGGGCAGAAGGTTTTcgcagctgcagctcccgtgggGTGGCTGTGGAGCGCTTGTTTTGGGGCcggggggctgcaggcaggctcCTGAGCAGCTGCATTGGTGCCAGCATGCCCAGAACACCAACAttctccctgctctgccttgctGTTCACCGCGCCGCTGCTCTGCACGTGGTAGGGGTGTGAGATCCATGCTATTTCTGTAGCAAGGTCAAGTTCCTTGGGACTTGTGGCTGGAGTTGCAGTCCCTGGCGCTGCTGCCGGCGTGGTCGTGCTGCTGGGCCACGGTCTTCCATGGGAAGGGTATGGTTTGCATCGTGCGCGCCTTTGTTCTGTCCCTCGCTGTGTTTATTTGTGTGCTCGGTCTGCGTCCAAAAAACATCTCACAGCTTGAAACCTCCTCACACATCTTCCTCTGCGAGTCAGAGCCCGGCCCCACCAGCTGCTGAGTCTGCGGGCGGTGAAGTCTCCCTCTGCACAGCTGTGCTGCTCGCTCAGGCTCGGGTACCGAGCAAGGGTGAGTGGAGAGATTCAAATGATTTGTGTGAGCAGGTTTCCAAATTTGACGTTGCTTTTCTGGGAATGCTGCTACACGTTCGTGGGGAGCTTGTCAAGCGCCAACGCAAGGTTCAAATGTTTCCTCCGAGCGGGGTTTTGTAACAGCTCATGCTCGGCAGCTGCGTGGATGTGGC from Phaenicophaeus curvirostris isolate KB17595 chromosome 17, BPBGC_Pcur_1.0, whole genome shotgun sequence includes these protein-coding regions:
- the CRYBB1 gene encoding beta-crystallin B1; the encoded protein is MSETTKPAAPGQAVEEKEKAVPAPAPSLDPAPVANSKGEEPSTEAFRIVVFDQENFQGRQMEFTTECPNLGDRGFDRVRSVIVISGPWVAYEQANMRGEMFILEKGEYPRWDTWSSSYRSDCFMSMRPIKMEAEDHKISLYESADFKGNKMEIQEDDVPSLWAYGFCDRVGSVQVPSGTWVGYQYPGYRGYQYLFETGDFRHWNEWSAFQPQIQSIRRIRDMQWDQKGTFVTPDAPSD